One Actinomycetota bacterium genomic region harbors:
- the ispG gene encoding flavodoxin-dependent (E)-4-hydroxy-3-methylbut-2-enyl-diphosphate synthase, which produces MTIQLGMPAPAPRVIAGRRRSRPVVLKHRTHPVTVGGDAPVSVQSMCTTLTSDVNATLQQIAELTAAGCQVVRVACPSQDDADALPQIARKAGIPVIADIHFQPKYVFAAIDAGCAGVRVNPGNIKKFDDQIAAISRAARDAGTPIRIGVNAGSLDPRLLQKYGKATPEALVESALWEASLFEEHDFREIKISVKHHDPVIMVEAYIQLAEQCDYPLHLGVTEAGPTFQGTIKSAVAFGALLSRGIGDTIRVSLSAPPVEEIKVGNQILESLNLRQRGLEIVSCPSCGRAQVDVYTLAEQVTAGLEGLDVPLRVAVMGCVVNGPGEAREADLGVASGNGKGQIFVKGEVIKTVPEAMIVETLIEEALKLAASMTETGTPEVVAH; this is translated from the coding sequence GTGACTATTCAACTGGGCATGCCTGCACCAGCACCACGCGTGATCGCTGGTCGACGCAGGTCGCGTCCTGTGGTCCTCAAGCACCGGACACACCCAGTCACCGTTGGTGGAGATGCCCCCGTCAGTGTGCAGTCGATGTGCACGACTCTGACTTCTGACGTGAACGCAACTCTGCAGCAAATTGCCGAGTTGACGGCAGCTGGTTGTCAGGTGGTTCGGGTTGCCTGTCCCAGTCAGGATGACGCCGATGCACTGCCGCAGATTGCGCGCAAGGCTGGCATCCCCGTCATTGCCGATATTCACTTTCAGCCCAAGTACGTCTTTGCTGCAATCGATGCGGGCTGCGCTGGAGTTCGAGTAAACCCAGGCAACATCAAGAAGTTCGATGATCAGATCGCCGCAATCTCACGAGCGGCGCGCGACGCTGGCACTCCCATTCGCATCGGCGTCAATGCTGGCTCCCTTGATCCGCGGCTCTTGCAGAAGTACGGCAAGGCCACACCGGAAGCTCTTGTCGAATCAGCATTGTGGGAAGCATCGCTATTTGAAGAGCATGACTTCCGAGAAATCAAGATCTCGGTGAAGCATCACGACCCAGTCATCATGGTTGAGGCCTACATCCAACTTGCGGAGCAGTGCGATTACCCCTTGCACCTCGGCGTAACCGAAGCTGGTCCGACCTTCCAAGGCACGATCAAGTCGGCAGTCGCCTTCGGCGCACTGCTGAGCCGCGGCATCGGCGACACCATTCGCGTTTCTCTTTCTGCTCCGCCAGTTGAAGAGATCAAGGTTGGCAATCAGATTCTTGAATCCCTCAATCTGCGCCAGCGCGGCTTGGAGATCGTTTCCTGTCCTTCGTGCGGAAGGGCACAGGTCGACGTCTACACCTTGGCCGAGCAAGTAACGGCCGGACTCGAAGGTCTTGACGTGCCCTTGCGAGTCGCCGTCATGGGCTGTGTCGTCAATGGTCCAGGCGAAGCCCGCGAGGCCGATCTCGGAGTGGCATCCGGCAATGGCAAGGGGCAGATCTTCGTCAAGGGGGAAGTCATCAAGACCGTCCCTGAAGCGATGATCGTTGAGACCCTGATCGAGGAGGCGCTCAAGCTCGCTGCGTCGATGACCGAAACTGGCACGCCAGAGGTCGTGGCCCACTAG
- a CDS encoding DUF4081 domain-containing protein — protein sequence MGNVRAVSAEDLEQLLRLFARDPVAHCFVESRVHIGGVDPWKLGGEILGYYKDGQLFSALFSGANLVPIEASPPAIAAFADYLRPRLRRSSSMLGRAEEVLDLWRLLEPAWGSARAVRNVQPLMAISSNGPVEPDPEVRCIRLDELDAYLPAAIDMFTEEIGVSPVAGGNTLAYRSRCADLIRSGRSFGRVRDGLVEFKAEVGAVSPFVCQVQGVWVDRGLRGRGISIPGMAAVVAAARARFSPTVSLYVNDFNTPARKAYLAVGFEQVGTFATVLF from the coding sequence GTGGGCAATGTGCGGGCGGTATCGGCAGAAGACCTGGAGCAGTTGCTCCGGCTGTTCGCACGCGATCCCGTTGCACACTGTTTCGTTGAATCGCGCGTCCACATTGGTGGGGTCGACCCCTGGAAACTCGGTGGCGAAATCCTTGGCTACTACAAAGACGGCCAACTTTTCTCGGCGCTGTTCTCCGGGGCGAATCTGGTTCCGATTGAGGCCTCGCCGCCGGCCATCGCGGCCTTCGCTGACTACCTTCGCCCACGGCTTCGTCGTTCTTCCTCGATGCTCGGGCGCGCTGAGGAGGTGCTCGACCTCTGGCGCTTGCTCGAACCAGCTTGGGGTTCGGCGCGAGCCGTACGGAATGTGCAGCCACTCATGGCGATCAGCTCAAATGGACCAGTAGAGCCCGACCCGGAGGTGCGCTGCATACGCCTGGACGAACTCGATGCTTATCTACCTGCCGCCATTGACATGTTCACTGAGGAGATAGGCGTGTCGCCAGTGGCCGGGGGCAACACCTTGGCCTACCGCAGCCGATGCGCAGATTTGATCCGCTCAGGACGCAGTTTTGGTCGAGTGCGCGATGGGCTCGTGGAGTTCAAGGCCGAGGTTGGCGCGGTGAGTCCCTTCGTGTGCCAGGTACAAGGGGTCTGGGTGGATCGCGGCCTTCGTGGTCGCGGAATTTCGATCCCGGGCATGGCCGCGGTGGTTGCTGCTGCGCGGGCGCGATTCAGCCCGACGGTGTCCTTGTATGTCAATGACTTCAACACGCCAGCGCGCAAGGCCTACCTCGCAGTTGGGTTCGAACAGGTGGGCACCTTCGCAACGGTGCTCTTCTAA
- a CDS encoding proline--tRNA ligase — protein MLRMSTLFLRTLREDPADAELPSHRLLVRAGFIRRVGPGIYSWLPLGYQVYRNVESIVRAEMDSAGFQEVHFPALLPREPYELTNRWTEYGEGLFRLQDRKGADYLLGPTHEEMFTLMVKGEYSSYKDLPVSLYQIQTKYRDEARPRAGILRGREFVMKDSYSFDLDDAGLQISYDQHRDAYISTFNRLGLNFVIVSAMSGAMGGSASEEFLAPTPVGEDSFVRCPSCDYAANVEAVTSVAPASVDSSGIAAAHIEQTPSSGTIQALVSFSNRDFARADRPWSGADTLKNVLFVVTDPVGGKSALAIGVPGDREIDPKRLEAVLAPSEAKPFEEADFEQYPSLVKGYIGPSVLGQSSDAGIRYLVDPRVVLGSRWITGANEPARHFYDYVLGRDFTADGVIDVADVREGDACPNCGAGLEIERGIEIGHIFQLGRKYADAMGLKVLDENGELVTVTMGSYGIGVSRAVGAIAEQSHDEKGLIWPREIAPADVHLVAAGKDEAIYSAAERIGAELEARRIRVMYDDRSGVSPGVKFNDSELIGIPTIVIVGKKLSEGLVEVKDRRSGEREDVAVEDLIERLAEICDS, from the coding sequence ATGCTGCGAATGTCGACCTTGTTTCTGCGCACCCTCCGCGAAGATCCTGCCGATGCGGAGCTTCCCAGCCACCGACTGCTGGTGCGGGCGGGATTCATTCGCCGGGTCGGGCCTGGCATCTACTCGTGGCTCCCCTTGGGCTATCAGGTGTATCGCAATGTGGAGAGCATCGTGCGCGCCGAGATGGACTCTGCCGGCTTTCAGGAGGTCCATTTTCCGGCGCTGCTCCCGCGTGAACCCTATGAACTGACCAACCGCTGGACCGAGTACGGCGAGGGCCTGTTTCGGCTGCAGGATCGCAAGGGTGCTGACTACCTCCTTGGGCCAACGCATGAAGAAATGTTCACGCTGATGGTGAAGGGCGAGTACTCCTCGTATAAGGATCTGCCAGTCAGCCTGTACCAAATTCAGACCAAATATCGCGATGAAGCAAGGCCTCGTGCTGGCATTTTGCGTGGGCGCGAATTTGTCATGAAGGACTCATATTCCTTTGACCTCGATGACGCAGGTTTGCAGATTTCCTATGACCAGCACCGCGATGCCTACATCTCGACTTTCAACCGACTCGGCCTCAACTTCGTCATTGTCTCGGCGATGTCTGGCGCGATGGGCGGCTCGGCGAGCGAAGAATTCCTGGCACCCACGCCTGTCGGCGAGGACAGCTTCGTGCGATGCCCGTCGTGCGACTATGCGGCCAATGTCGAAGCCGTCACAAGCGTCGCACCGGCAAGTGTTGACTCGAGCGGGATAGCGGCCGCGCACATTGAACAAACTCCAAGTTCGGGCACGATCCAAGCACTCGTCAGCTTCTCCAACCGAGACTTCGCGCGCGCGGATCGTCCGTGGAGTGGCGCCGACACATTGAAGAACGTGCTCTTCGTCGTAACGGATCCAGTGGGGGGCAAGTCCGCCCTCGCAATCGGTGTGCCAGGTGATCGTGAGATCGATCCGAAGCGACTGGAGGCCGTGCTTGCACCAAGTGAGGCCAAGCCCTTTGAAGAAGCCGACTTCGAGCAATATCCCAGCCTTGTCAAGGGATACATCGGGCCAAGCGTCCTGGGTCAATCAAGTGATGCAGGCATCCGCTATCTCGTTGACCCCCGCGTGGTACTCGGTTCACGATGGATCACCGGCGCCAATGAGCCAGCCCGCCACTTCTACGACTATGTCCTTGGTCGCGATTTCACTGCGGATGGGGTCATTGATGTTGCTGACGTGCGTGAAGGTGATGCTTGTCCCAACTGCGGCGCCGGCTTGGAGATCGAACGCGGCATAGAGATTGGCCATATCTTCCAACTCGGGCGCAAGTATGCCGACGCAATGGGGCTCAAAGTGCTTGATGAGAACGGCGAACTCGTCACAGTGACGATGGGGTCGTATGGCATCGGAGTCTCACGTGCAGTGGGTGCGATTGCAGAGCAGTCCCATGACGAAAAGGGATTGATCTGGCCGCGTGAGATTGCTCCAGCTGATGTACACCTCGTTGCGGCAGGCAAGGACGAGGCGATCTATTCGGCGGCGGAGCGCATCGGTGCTGAATTAGAAGCGAGGCGGATTCGAGTGATGTACGACGATCGATCCGGAGTGTCGCCAGGAGTCAAGTTCAATGACTCCGAACTGATCGGCATTCCGACCATCGTCATTGTCGGCAAGAAATTGTCCGAGGGTCTTGTCGAAGTGAAGGATCGTAGAAGCGGCGAGCGCGAGGACGTTGCTGTAGAAGATCTCATTGAGCGGCTCGCTGAAATCTGCGACAGCTAG
- a CDS encoding DUF4439 domain-containing protein, protein MPVPRLPLLRAKRGVICALCLTSLLLVSCASAPDSPSSDSTNASATNSSTATARSSSATATLSQLIAGIDAAVYAYGVVGAHLSGATQRQALRAITTLDRQRAGFETALGSQVDEAAVAYVLPGPVTDANQAKALAELLEMKLIPLFDQVAGATTGATHALAANASRKAALRAQNWQPSSAPANS, encoded by the coding sequence GTGCCCGTACCGCGACTTCCGCTGCTGCGAGCCAAGCGTGGAGTGATCTGCGCTCTCTGCCTAACTTCGCTGCTACTCGTCAGTTGTGCAAGTGCGCCAGATTCACCATCGAGTGATTCGACAAATGCCTCCGCCACCAACTCGTCGACCGCGACAGCCCGGAGTTCCTCAGCCACAGCGACCCTCAGCCAGCTGATTGCAGGCATTGATGCCGCGGTGTACGCCTATGGCGTTGTGGGAGCACACCTGAGCGGGGCGACACAGCGCCAAGCCCTTCGAGCGATCACCACATTGGATCGTCAGCGAGCTGGATTCGAAACGGCACTGGGTTCTCAGGTCGATGAGGCAGCCGTTGCCTACGTCCTGCCAGGACCTGTCACTGATGCAAATCAGGCCAAGGCCCTGGCTGAACTGCTCGAGATGAAACTCATTCCGCTGTTCGATCAAGTAGCAGGGGCCACGACCGGAGCGACTCACGCACTGGCCGCGAACGCATCACGCAAAGCGGCACTGCGTGCCCAAAACTGGCAGCCCAGCAGCGCGCCAGCGAATTCGTAG
- the rimP gene encoding ribosome maturation factor RimP, translating to MAASVESVRAGLEPLIVAAGLDLEELQIQQAGRREIVRVVIDRDGGINIDLVADVSREISEALEAEPLNSQFAGTYVLEVSSPGIDRPLTEVKHWRRAHDRLVEVQLRDGSQIVGRITAISDEELTLEVVDGKTTASQTISLSLVELGRVQVEFNRVTTEGAEDGH from the coding sequence ATGGCGGCTTCGGTGGAATCCGTCCGCGCAGGCCTTGAGCCCCTCATCGTCGCTGCGGGGCTTGACCTGGAAGAACTGCAAATCCAGCAAGCAGGGCGGCGCGAAATTGTCCGGGTCGTTATCGACCGTGACGGCGGCATCAATATTGATCTTGTCGCCGATGTGAGCCGCGAGATTTCCGAGGCTCTGGAGGCCGAGCCCCTCAACAGCCAATTCGCTGGAACCTATGTGCTCGAGGTGAGTTCCCCGGGAATTGATCGACCACTGACAGAGGTCAAGCACTGGCGTCGAGCGCACGACCGCCTCGTTGAGGTGCAGTTGCGAGATGGCTCCCAGATCGTTGGGCGCATCACTGCTATCTCCGATGAAGAGCTCACTCTTGAAGTTGTCGACGGCAAGACGACTGCCAGCCAAACAATTTCCCTGTCCCTGGTTGAGCTTGGCCGGGTGCAGGTTGAGTTCAACCGCGTGACGACCGAAGGAGCCGAAGATGGACATTGA
- the nusA gene encoding transcription termination factor NusA gives MDIDVGALKALVREKGLSLELLVDSIEQALLVAYHRTPGSSERARVDLDRKTGHVVVWAAELDEDGTVIREFDDTPDGFGRIAATTASQVFLGRLREAEGDATLIEFTGREGDLVSGLVQQTSNPRMIRVDIGKIEANLPPEEQVPGEDYRHGSRLKCLVVGVRKGFKGPVVTVSRSHPNLVRALFALEVPEIADGTVEIGALSREAGHRTKIAVRSTVSGVNAKGACIGPMGQRVRQVMAELHGEKIDIVDFSDDPAELIAHALSPAQVTSVIIVDPVARAARVTVPDYQLSLAIGKEGQNARLAARMTGWRIDIRPDTAVVEPQAAQAEPA, from the coding sequence ATGGACATTGATGTTGGGGCTCTTAAGGCTCTTGTGCGCGAGAAGGGACTCTCGCTTGAACTCCTCGTTGATTCAATCGAACAGGCACTGTTGGTCGCCTATCACCGCACCCCAGGGTCCTCTGAGCGAGCTCGGGTAGACCTTGATCGCAAGACTGGCCACGTCGTGGTCTGGGCAGCCGAGCTGGACGAAGATGGCACAGTGATTCGCGAGTTCGACGACACTCCCGACGGCTTTGGACGGATCGCGGCCACCACTGCCAGTCAGGTATTCCTAGGCCGACTCCGCGAGGCTGAGGGAGATGCCACCCTCATTGAGTTCACCGGTCGTGAAGGTGATCTCGTTTCAGGATTGGTGCAGCAGACGTCCAACCCGCGAATGATTCGCGTGGACATCGGCAAGATTGAAGCCAATCTCCCGCCAGAGGAACAGGTGCCTGGCGAGGACTATCGCCACGGCAGCCGCTTGAAGTGCCTTGTCGTCGGAGTGCGGAAGGGTTTCAAGGGTCCGGTCGTCACAGTCTCGCGATCCCATCCCAATCTCGTCCGAGCGCTGTTTGCCCTCGAGGTGCCGGAGATCGCCGATGGCACCGTTGAAATCGGAGCCCTATCGCGCGAAGCTGGACACCGCACCAAGATCGCGGTGCGCTCCACTGTTTCCGGAGTCAATGCCAAGGGCGCCTGCATCGGACCCATGGGACAGCGGGTGCGTCAAGTCATGGCTGAATTGCACGGGGAGAAGATCGACATCGTCGATTTCAGCGATGACCCTGCTGAGTTGATCGCCCACGCGCTCTCTCCCGCCCAGGTCACTTCCGTCATTATCGTTGATCCCGTCGCCCGCGCCGCTCGGGTGACAGTTCCCGACTACCAACTCTCCTTGGCGATCGGCAAAGAGGGCCAAAACGCGCGGCTTGCTGCTCGCATGACCGGCTGGCGCATCGATATTCGACCCGACACCGCGGTGGTTGAGCCGCAGGCGGCACAAGCCGAACCTGCATGA
- a CDS encoding YlxR family protein gives MSPERTCVGCRERAPQKLLMRVAATSHILLVGRNVPGRGAWLHPTLRCLNLAERRSAFGRALRLAAPLDTAEIRSHLEGPAAEVSAL, from the coding sequence ATGAGCCCTGAGCGCACCTGTGTGGGCTGTCGGGAACGTGCGCCTCAGAAACTCCTCATGCGGGTGGCCGCCACGAGCCATATCCTGCTTGTCGGGCGGAATGTGCCTGGCCGAGGAGCCTGGCTGCATCCGACACTGCGCTGTTTGAACCTGGCCGAACGCCGATCGGCCTTCGGCCGTGCCCTGCGTCTGGCCGCCCCCCTCGATACCGCCGAGATCCGCTCCCACCTCGAGGGTCCAGCGGCCGAAGTATCCGCGCTATAG
- the infB gene encoding translation initiation factor IF-2, which translates to MSKVRVHELAKELGVTSKDVLAKLADLGEFVKSASSTVEPPVARKLREAMPATAAPAKPAVKKAAAAKPAAPAPATAPAPVPVQAQAPVAPVQAAPAPGPVAPAPVAPLVPAAAAAVTEVAAVAPRPDARRPDAPRPAGPRPGNNPFGGSTGMGRPAAPRPGNNPFGGSTGMARPAAPSAPAVPGAPRPNPGMMPAMRQARPGAPAGPGQRPAGPGQRPSGPGGPGQRPSGPGGPGQRPSGPGGFQGRGPAGPGGAGRPSGPGGGFAGRPGGPGGGAGAPGGPGGGGGGFPGRPGAGGRGTTAGAFGRPGGRPSRGRKSKRAKRQEFDNMQAPSLTGVRITRGSGEAIRLPRGASVSDFADKIGAMPADLVKVLIELGEMVTTTQSIDDDTLRLLGEELNYVVEVVSPEDEDRELLESYDLEFGEDEGADVDLITRPPVVTVMGHVDHGKTRLLDSIRKTNVIGGEAGGITQHIGAYQVTAVTASGERKITFIDTPGHEAFTAMRARGAQVTDIAILVVAADDGVKPQTIEALNHVQAAGVPIVVAVNKIDKEGADPMKVRGQLTEYGLVAEEFGGDTMFIDVSALSGIGIPELLDAVLLTADAALDLRANPNQDAQGVAIEAHLDRGRGPVATVLVQRGTLRAGDSIVAGDAFGRVRAMHDDEGNVVDVAGPSFPVQVLGLTSVPGAGDSFLVVSEDRIARQIAQTRQARERNALLAKNRVKRSLEDFLESIEKGEVAELNLIIKGDVSGSVEALEEALVKIDVGDEVSMRVIHRGVGSITKNDVTLAAASKAVIIGFNVRPEGKVAELATHEGVDVRFYSVIYQAIDDVEQALRGMLKPEFEEVQLGTAEVREVFKSSKFGTIAGCVVQTGEIRRNSKARLVRDGAVVADNIAVAGLRRFKDDVTEVREGFECGINLGNFQDVKADDIIETFEMREKPRKP; encoded by the coding sequence GTGTCAAAGGTCCGGGTCCATGAGCTCGCAAAAGAGCTAGGGGTCACCAGTAAGGATGTACTCGCCAAACTCGCTGATCTAGGTGAGTTTGTGAAGTCTGCGTCGTCGACGGTTGAACCACCTGTCGCCCGCAAACTCAGAGAGGCAATGCCGGCAACGGCAGCCCCAGCCAAACCAGCAGTTAAGAAGGCAGCAGCGGCGAAGCCAGCTGCGCCCGCTCCGGCAACTGCACCGGCACCTGTGCCCGTGCAGGCTCAGGCACCGGTGGCGCCGGTACAGGCAGCCCCTGCGCCAGGTCCCGTCGCGCCAGCACCGGTGGCGCCGCTGGTTCCCGCCGCCGCAGCTGCCGTCACCGAAGTGGCTGCTGTCGCCCCCCGCCCTGATGCTCGGCGTCCGGATGCTCCTCGTCCTGCCGGACCGCGTCCGGGCAACAACCCCTTTGGCGGCTCTACGGGTATGGGCCGTCCGGCGGCTCCGCGTCCGGGCAACAACCCCTTTGGCGGCTCTACGGGTATGGCCCGTCCGGCGGCTCCCTCAGCTCCGGCCGTACCAGGTGCGCCGCGTCCAAACCCAGGCATGATGCCCGCAATGCGCCAAGCCCGACCCGGCGCCCCGGCTGGCCCAGGTCAGCGTCCCGCGGGTCCAGGTCAACGACCAAGTGGTCCCGGTGGACCGGGGCAGCGCCCTAGCGGACCTGGTGGTCCGGGGCAGCGCCCCTCAGGACCTGGTGGCTTTCAAGGTCGTGGCCCAGCTGGACCCGGTGGCGCTGGTCGTCCCAGTGGTCCGGGCGGTGGCTTCGCTGGTCGTCCCGGTGGTCCGGGCGGTGGCGCTGGTGCCCCAGGTGGTCCCGGTGGCGGTGGTGGTGGCTTCCCGGGTCGCCCCGGTGCAGGCGGTCGCGGCACAACTGCCGGCGCTTTTGGCCGTCCCGGTGGACGACCTTCGCGTGGACGCAAGTCCAAGCGCGCCAAGCGTCAAGAGTTCGACAACATGCAGGCGCCTTCGCTGACTGGCGTACGCATTACCCGTGGCAGTGGTGAGGCAATCCGGCTGCCTCGTGGCGCGAGCGTGTCCGATTTCGCTGACAAGATCGGCGCAATGCCGGCTGATCTCGTGAAAGTGCTCATTGAACTCGGCGAGATGGTGACCACCACCCAGTCGATTGACGATGACACTCTGCGTCTGCTTGGCGAAGAGCTCAACTACGTCGTTGAAGTGGTCTCGCCTGAGGATGAGGATCGCGAGCTTCTTGAGTCCTATGACCTCGAGTTCGGTGAGGATGAGGGCGCAGACGTTGACCTCATCACCCGTCCGCCCGTTGTCACCGTCATGGGTCACGTTGATCACGGTAAGACGCGCTTGCTTGACTCCATTCGCAAGACGAATGTCATCGGTGGTGAAGCTGGTGGCATCACTCAGCACATCGGTGCTTACCAAGTAACAGCGGTGACTGCTTCAGGCGAGCGCAAGATCACCTTTATCGATACACCCGGTCACGAGGCCTTCACGGCCATGCGTGCTCGTGGTGCTCAGGTCACCGACATCGCGATTCTCGTTGTCGCAGCTGACGACGGGGTGAAGCCGCAGACCATTGAGGCTCTGAACCACGTGCAGGCTGCAGGTGTGCCGATCGTTGTCGCTGTGAACAAGATCGACAAAGAGGGCGCTGACCCTATGAAGGTTCGCGGACAGCTCACCGAATATGGCTTGGTCGCTGAAGAATTCGGCGGCGACACCATGTTCATTGATGTGTCTGCACTGAGCGGCATCGGTATCCCCGAACTTCTCGATGCTGTGCTGCTCACTGCAGATGCCGCACTGGATCTTCGCGCCAATCCCAATCAGGATGCTCAAGGTGTGGCTATTGAGGCACATCTGGATCGTGGTCGCGGACCAGTGGCAACCGTGCTGGTTCAGCGCGGAACCTTGCGCGCTGGTGACTCGATCGTCGCTGGCGATGCCTTCGGTCGCGTTCGTGCCATGCACGACGACGAGGGCAATGTTGTCGATGTGGCTGGTCCATCCTTCCCAGTTCAGGTGCTCGGACTGACATCCGTACCCGGCGCGGGCGACAGCTTCTTGGTTGTGTCCGAAGACCGCATCGCGCGGCAGATTGCTCAGACACGTCAAGCACGTGAGCGCAATGCACTGCTTGCCAAGAACCGTGTCAAGCGTTCCCTGGAGGACTTCCTGGAGTCCATTGAAAAGGGTGAGGTTGCAGAGCTGAACCTCATCATCAAGGGTGACGTTTCCGGTTCAGTCGAGGCACTCGAAGAGGCCTTGGTCAAGATTGATGTCGGCGATGAAGTCTCCATGAGAGTCATTCACCGTGGCGTTGGGTCAATCACCAAGAACGACGTGACCCTTGCTGCTGCTTCCAAGGCAGTCATCATCGGCTTCAACGTCCGACCAGAAGGCAAGGTTGCCGAACTGGCAACGCACGAGGGTGTCGATGTTCGCTTCTACAGCGTCATCTATCAAGCCATCGATGACGTTGAGCAGGCTCTTCGCGGCATGCTCAAGCCTGAGTTCGAGGAAGTCCAACTCGGCACCGCAGAGGTGCGCGAGGTCTTCAAGTCCTCGAAGTTCGGCACGATCGCGGGCTGTGTTGTGCAAACAGGTGAGATCCGGCGCAACTCGAAGGCACGACTCGTGCGCGATGGCGCAGTGGTTGCAGACAACATTGCTGTGGCAGGCCTGCGTCGATTCAAGGACGATGTCACCGAGGTCCGCGAGGGCTTCGAGTGCGGTATCAACCTTGGCAACTTCCAGGACGTCAAGGCCGACGACATCATCGAAACCTTCGAGATGCGTGAGAAGCCCCGGAAGCCATGA
- the rbfA gene encoding 30S ribosome-binding factor RbfA has translation MTKARQHKLEDRVRVIVAETLEKRVKDPRLGFITITEVRMTSDLREASVFYTVYGDAESVDATAVALESAKGLLRSEVGKQTGIKFTPSLAFFADAMPENARHVEDLLRKAQEDDARVHEQATSAKYAGDIDPYRHPREDDGEEE, from the coding sequence ATGACCAAGGCGCGCCAGCATAAGTTGGAAGATCGCGTTCGCGTCATCGTGGCCGAGACTCTCGAAAAGCGAGTCAAGGATCCACGGCTTGGCTTCATCACGATTACTGAAGTGCGCATGACCTCGGATCTTCGCGAGGCATCGGTTTTTTACACGGTGTATGGCGATGCCGAGTCTGTGGACGCGACGGCGGTTGCCTTGGAGTCAGCCAAGGGTTTGTTGCGCAGCGAGGTCGGCAAGCAGACGGGGATCAAGTTCACTCCGTCCCTCGCCTTCTTTGCCGATGCCATGCCTGAGAACGCTCGTCACGTCGAAGATCTGCTGCGCAAAGCGCAGGAAGACGATGCCCGTGTCCACGAGCAGGCCACCAGTGCCAAGTACGCAGGCGACATCGATCCGTATCGGCATCCCCGTGAGGACGACGGCGAGGAGGAGTGA
- the truB gene encoding tRNA pseudouridine(55) synthase TruB, translated as MNGLLVLDKPSDWTSHDVVSRVRRVLGTRKVGHAGTLDPMATGVLVLGVGRATRLLGYIAGADKSYTATIRLGQSTSTDDAQGELTEQASLEAMAAVRMSSVEEGIVLLTGTIMQVPSSVSAIKVEGKRAYAMVRSGEEVVLAPRKVEVTEFTLLDHHFVDPWLDLDVQVTCSSGTYIRALARDLGNELGLGGHLIALRRTRLGPWDQHEALSLEQLEAAQIPEESLLTMESAVSRIFPSWVVSEPEAVMVRNGRRIDWTYAESAAPIVAVYDSELNFLALAEQHGPTAKYLAVFV; from the coding sequence GTGAACGGGCTGCTCGTTCTCGATAAGCCGAGCGACTGGACCTCACATGACGTCGTCAGTCGAGTGCGACGTGTGCTTGGCACCCGGAAGGTAGGCCACGCCGGCACCTTGGATCCCATGGCCACCGGTGTTCTGGTGCTGGGTGTTGGCCGTGCGACCAGGCTCCTCGGATATATCGCTGGTGCGGACAAGAGCTACACGGCCACTATTCGCCTAGGCCAGAGCACAAGCACCGATGATGCTCAAGGTGAACTCACGGAGCAAGCTTCTTTAGAAGCTATGGCAGCGGTGCGGATGTCTTCAGTAGAAGAAGGCATAGTGCTGCTGACTGGAACGATCATGCAGGTGCCAAGTTCGGTCAGCGCGATAAAAGTCGAAGGCAAGCGAGCTTACGCGATGGTGCGGTCAGGCGAGGAAGTCGTCCTTGCTCCGCGCAAAGTGGAAGTCACAGAGTTCACCCTCCTTGATCATCATTTTGTAGATCCATGGCTTGATCTGGATGTGCAGGTCACGTGTAGTTCGGGCACCTACATCCGCGCTTTGGCCAGGGACTTGGGCAATGAGCTCGGGCTCGGTGGGCACCTCATAGCTCTTCGCAGGACAAGGCTCGGCCCGTGGGACCAGCACGAGGCACTTTCGCTGGAGCAGCTCGAAGCCGCACAGATCCCTGAAGAGTCGCTGTTGACGATGGAATCGGCGGTCTCCCGCATCTTCCCAAGTTGGGTGGTATCCGAACCAGAGGCGGTGATGGTCCGCAATGGTCGCCGAATTGACTGGACGTATGCGGAGAGTGCAGCCCCAATCGTTGCTGTCTACGACAGCGAACTGAATTTTCTGGCACTGGCCGAGCAGCACGGCCCGACTGCCAAATACCTCGCAGTGTTTGTCTGA